Below is a genomic region from Syntrophorhabdaceae bacterium.
GAAGACTTCGCCAGCTCTCCTCATCAAGCCCGGTTGTAGGCTCGTCAAGGAGAAGCACCTGCGGATCCAGTGCAAGGACAGACCGAACGGCAAGCATCTGTCGCTGTCCTCTCGACAAGCTATGGGGATGTTTCTTTCTCAGGTGGGTAAGGTTCGTCGAAACAAGATATTGCTCGATATCAAGCTTCCTTCCGAGCTGTTTCGGCCCGAACATGATTTCCTCTTCTACGGAATTTGTGAAGAGCTGCTCGTCCGGATTTTGGAAAAGGAAACCCACCTTTCCTGTACCATCTTTGAGAGTCGGATTCTCCAAAGCACAGATCTTAACCGTGCCCTTAAAGGGTTTCAGAATTCCGGCCATGATCTTGAGAAGTGTGGACTTTCCTGAACCGTTATCACCACGCACTGCCACCAATTCGCCCCGCCGTATCCGTAAATCGATGTCTTCCAAAATGAGTCGGTTCTTGTCATATTGGAAGAAGACGCTTTCGAGTTCTACATCGAAGGCCCTCTCTTCGCAGGTTGACATGTTTTTCGGTTTAGTCCACGCCGGTTTATCCATCGTCAAACCTTCAACTGTTCTTCCCTGCTCGAAGGTGATCACCCTGTCAGCTATGGGCACAAATTCTTCGTAGCGGTGTTCTGCGAGTAGAATTGTGTGACCCATCTTTTTCAAGGCGAGGATGACTTCCAGGAATTCCCGTCTTCCTTTGGCGTCAAGATCTGCGGTCGGTTCGTCGAAGAGAAACACCGCCGGGCCCATGGCGTATATGGAACTGATGGCAAGTCTCTGTTTCATACCACCCGACAGGTTCATCGTATCGGCCTGGCGTAGGTTAGTAAGCCCCATATCTTTCAAAGCCATATCTCTCCTCCGCAACACCTCTTCCCGGGACATCATCAGGTTTTCGCAGCCGAAAGCAACGTCATCCTCGACTTTCAGCATGAATATCTGGCTTTCGGGATTCTGGAACACCGTTCCCACAACCCTTGACAGATCTACAATGGACGTTTCATAGGGACACAGACCGTTGATGCTGATGTCTCCACGGATGGCTCCGGAAAGAACGTGAGGTATCAACCCGTTCAGGCAATGCAGAAAGGTTGACTTACCGGAGGCGGATGCTCCCACAAGGAGCACCAATTCGCCGTCCTGTAGGTCCAGGCTCACGTTCTCAAGCGCCGGTTGATCTGCTTCCGGATAGGTATAGGTTAAGTTTCTGACTCGTATCATCTTTGTAGATTATTGCTGAAGAGGTCGATTATTCCTGTATAATCCTGCGCTTTAGGATCTGAAAAAACAACGTTGTTAAGAACATCGCTTACAGATTCTGCTACCTCCTGCAGCTCTTCATATCGAGGTTTGCGATACTTGAAACCATCAACCGGCATATATCCGATTATGCGATAGGGAATATTCTTGTCTATACCACCGATAAAGTGCGCGATCTTTCCTATTTCTTCCTGATCTATCAAGCCGGGGATAAGCACGCTGGATACGCTCACAGCAACGCCATTTTCATGAAGAAACTTGAGATTCCGGAGGGACGTTTCGTTGGACTTGCCCGTGTAACGCCTGTGCAGATCGTCGTTTAAGGCCTTGATAGAAAGGGAGACGTGCTCGAGACCAATCGTCTCGGGGAGTATGTACCCGTTCGTCATAAGGCGCACTTCACAGTCGAACGTTTCATATAAGGTCTGCGGCAGGACTGAGTATTCTCGGTTCTCCACAGCCTCACCGCTGATGAGAATGACGGTTTGTGGAGACACAGGCTTGAGGGTATCGAGAACCTCATCGAGCGTAAGCAGTTTTAGCTCTGTCAAATCAACCCTGGGGTATATCTTTTTCCAGTAGCAACCGAGACACCGAAAATTGCATCCTATAAAATAG
It encodes:
- a CDS encoding ABC transporter ATP-binding protein; its protein translation is MIRVRNLTYTYPEADQPALENVSLDLQDGELVLLVGASASGKSTFLHCLNGLIPHVLSGAIRGDISINGLCPYETSIVDLSRVVGTVFQNPESQIFMLKVEDDVAFGCENLMMSREEVLRRRDMALKDMGLTNLRQADTMNLSGGMKQRLAISSIYAMGPAVFLFDEPTADLDAKGRREFLEVILALKKMGHTILLAEHRYEEFVPIADRVITFEQGRTVEGLTMDKPAWTKPKNMSTCEERAFDVELESVFFQYDKNRLILEDIDLRIRRGELVAVRGDNGSGKSTLLKIMAGILKPFKGTVKICALENPTLKDGTGKVGFLFQNPDEQLFTNSVEEEIMFGPKQLGRKLDIEQYLVSTNLTHLRKKHPHSLSRGQRQMLAVRSVLALDPQVLLLDEPTTGLDEESWRSLLGFLSELADSGKTVIFSTHHPMAREYATRIIGIKDGRVIDEVSR
- a CDS encoding radical SAM protein; the encoded protein is MNIHRITYNPVMNSCSLYFIGCNFRCLGCYWKKIYPRVDLTELKLLTLDEVLDTLKPVSPQTVILISGEAVENREYSVLPQTLYETFDCEVRLMTNGYILPETIGLEHVSLSIKALNDDLHRRYTGKSNETSLRNLKFLHENGVAVSVSSVLIPGLIDQEEIGKIAHFIGGIDKNIPYRIIGYMPVDGFKYRKPRYEELQEVAESVSDVLNNVVFSDPKAQDYTGIIDLFSNNLQR